In Streptomyces canus, one DNA window encodes the following:
- a CDS encoding ABC transporter ATP-binding protein, producing the protein MATHTEQLTRPAVRLRGLTRSFGGRTVLDGIDLDIPAGQFVALLGHSGSGKSTLLRAVAGLDHEVVGSGRLTAPERVSVVFQDSRLLPWRRVLDNVLLGTDGEDRGREALAEVGLEGRERAWPNELSGGEAQRAALARSLVREPELLLADEPFGALDALTRIKMHALLRELWKRHQPSVLLVTHDVDEAIVLADRVLVLEQGRIGLDLTIDRPHPRSYRDPLLGEYRERLLAALGVTEDHA; encoded by the coding sequence ATGGCGACGCACACTGAGCAGCTGACCCGGCCGGCCGTCCGACTCCGGGGCCTGACCCGGTCGTTCGGCGGGCGTACGGTCCTGGACGGCATCGATCTCGACATCCCGGCCGGACAGTTCGTCGCCCTGCTCGGGCACAGCGGCTCCGGAAAGAGCACGCTGCTACGGGCGGTGGCGGGGCTGGACCACGAGGTCGTGGGCAGCGGCCGGCTCACGGCTCCCGAACGGGTGTCCGTGGTCTTCCAGGACTCACGGCTGCTGCCCTGGCGGCGGGTGCTGGACAACGTCCTGCTGGGCACGGACGGCGAGGACAGGGGCCGGGAGGCGCTCGCCGAGGTGGGTCTGGAGGGCCGCGAACGCGCCTGGCCCAACGAGCTCTCCGGCGGCGAGGCCCAGCGCGCCGCCCTTGCCCGCTCCCTGGTCCGCGAACCCGAACTCCTGCTGGCCGACGAGCCGTTCGGAGCCCTTGACGCGTTGACGCGCATCAAGATGCACGCGTTGCTGCGGGAGCTGTGGAAGCGCCACCAGCCGTCCGTTCTCCTCGTCACCCACGACGTGGACGAGGCGATCGTGCTCGCCGACCGGGTGCTCGTACTCGAACAGGGCCGCATCGGCCTCGACCTGACCATCGACCGCCCGCACCCGCGTTCGTACCGGGACCCCCTGCTGGGCGAGTACCGGGAGCGGCTGCTGGCCGCGCTCGGTGTGACGGAGGACCACGCATGA
- a CDS encoding ABC transporter permease: MSAVTTTGAAVTLAPAKDTPQVRRRRRLSPGRRLPAARLAGPVLLLALWAAASAAGQLDPAAIPAPWTVVRTGAHLWTDGTLPTDILTSLQRAATGFAIGLVAGVLLALASGLSRTGEALIDGTVNLNRAIPTLGLIPLFILWLGIGETFKVAIIAIVVYIPIYLNTHAALAGIDHRFVELAEVQGLSRFAFVRQIVVPGALPGFFVGLRLGVTGSWLGLVVLEQINATSGLGYLMFQAQNYGQSDVILVGLVVYGVFGLVSDSAVRLVERRVLSWRRTLSS, encoded by the coding sequence GTGAGCGCCGTGACCACGACCGGAGCCGCCGTCACGCTCGCCCCGGCGAAGGACACACCCCAGGTCCGCAGGCGCCGCCGGCTCTCCCCCGGCAGGCGGCTGCCCGCCGCCCGGCTCGCCGGACCGGTCCTCCTCCTCGCCCTGTGGGCCGCCGCCTCCGCCGCCGGACAGCTCGACCCGGCCGCGATCCCGGCACCCTGGACGGTGGTGAGGACGGGCGCCCACCTGTGGACCGACGGGACCCTGCCCACCGACATCCTGACCTCGCTCCAGCGGGCCGCGACCGGCTTCGCGATCGGCCTGGTCGCCGGGGTCCTGCTGGCCCTGGCCTCCGGTCTCAGCCGGACGGGCGAGGCGCTGATCGACGGGACGGTCAACCTCAACCGGGCGATCCCGACCCTCGGTCTGATCCCGCTGTTCATCCTCTGGCTGGGCATCGGCGAGACCTTCAAGGTCGCGATCATCGCGATCGTCGTCTACATCCCGATCTATCTGAACACCCATGCCGCGCTGGCCGGCATCGACCACCGCTTCGTCGAACTCGCCGAGGTGCAGGGGCTGTCGAGGTTCGCCTTCGTGCGGCAGATCGTCGTCCCCGGCGCGCTGCCCGGATTCTTCGTGGGCCTGCGGCTCGGCGTCACCGGCTCCTGGCTGGGCCTGGTCGTCCTGGAGCAGATCAACGCCACCAGCGGACTCGGCTACCTGATGTTCCAGGCCCAGAACTACGGCCAGAGCGATGTGATCCTCGTCGGTCTCGTCGTCTACGGCGTCTTCGGCCTGGTCTCCGACAGCGCGGTCCGTCTCGTCGAACGGAGGGTGCTGTCATGGCGACGCACACTGAGCAGCTGA
- a CDS encoding ABC transporter substrate-binding protein codes for MPVSRTSGIDRRLFLSSILGAAAGVAGLSGCAGSSAAADSKDALSAPLAAKVPAGTSLKIASYLGTQQLQLKLGKLGALPFKVSSWANIAAGPDVINAFRAGSLEVATNAGIPPIQAHYQGFDAKIVAINITRKPSYVFATKPGSDIRTVEDFKGKRLAFSQGQAQGVVLLRALKKAGIAYDDVKLVPLTSNQFFTALQSGQVDIAPLANSQAPAYLSQYEAKGAHAVTTDVVDLLTLLWAPTSVLADSAKAAAVAAYIPYWAKGQVWAYENPDIWNEQFYVKTQNLTLAQAKAVTALANKPLFPPSWSEAIKWEQETADLLAEGGFVKKFDVGDLFDHRFEGIAAKAVAAEYRR; via the coding sequence ATGCCTGTTTCCCGTACGTCCGGCATCGACCGGCGTCTGTTCCTCTCCTCGATCCTCGGTGCCGCGGCCGGCGTCGCCGGGCTGAGCGGCTGCGCCGGAAGCAGTGCCGCCGCCGACAGCAAGGACGCCCTGTCCGCCCCGCTCGCCGCCAAGGTCCCGGCGGGTACCAGCCTGAAGATCGCCTCGTATCTCGGCACCCAGCAACTCCAATTGAAACTGGGTAAGTTGGGTGCGCTTCCGTTCAAGGTGTCGAGCTGGGCGAATATCGCCGCAGGGCCCGATGTCATCAACGCCTTCCGTGCGGGTTCCCTGGAGGTCGCCACCAACGCGGGTATTCCGCCGATCCAGGCGCACTACCAGGGATTCGACGCGAAGATCGTCGCGATCAACATCACCCGCAAACCGAGCTATGTCTTCGCCACCAAGCCCGGCAGCGACATCCGCACGGTCGAGGACTTCAAGGGGAAGCGGCTCGCCTTCTCCCAGGGCCAGGCCCAAGGCGTCGTTCTCCTGCGGGCGTTGAAGAAGGCCGGCATCGCGTACGACGACGTCAAGCTCGTCCCGCTGACCAGCAACCAGTTCTTCACCGCCCTCCAGTCGGGCCAGGTGGACATCGCGCCGCTCGCCAACAGCCAGGCGCCCGCCTATCTGTCGCAGTACGAGGCCAAGGGCGCCCACGCCGTCACCACCGACGTCGTCGACCTGCTCACCCTCCTGTGGGCGCCGACCTCCGTGCTGGCCGACTCCGCGAAGGCCGCCGCGGTCGCCGCCTACATCCCGTACTGGGCCAAGGGCCAGGTGTGGGCGTACGAGAACCCCGACATCTGGAACGAGCAGTTCTACGTCAAGACGCAGAACCTGACCCTCGCCCAGGCCAAGGCGGTCACCGCCCTCGCCAACAAGCCCCTGTTCCCGCCGAGTTGGAGCGAGGCGATCAAGTGGGAGCAGGAGACCGCCGATCTGCTGGCGGAGGGCGGCTTCGTGAAGAAGTTCGACGTGGGCGACCTCTTCGACCACCGCTTCGAGGGCATCGCCGCGAAGGCCGTGGCCGCGGAGTACCGGAGGTGA
- a CDS encoding ROK family transcriptional regulator, giving the protein MPRTEAPPVTPTPMSRRRTSASVVLRSVLEHGPVARSTISRLTGLSPASVTDHCARFSELGLIRESAVPRRSNGVGRPHVPVDLDDSRFVVGGVHVAVPYTTVALLDLRGRVLARRELKHEHTAPEPVLARAAEALGALLDAAPGCRPLGVGVAVGGWVDRDSGTVVEHPLLGWHEVPVREVLGDRTGLPVHVDGHARALVNAERLFGRARGSRSVLHLFVGNVVDAAFATNDEVHHGPRSQAGAIAHLPVPGGSEPCECGRTGCLQAELSERTLCRRARRAGVIEGRNPMHVVAAAAAGDPEAVRLLVERAGAVGRAARLLLDVLNPETVVVTEVGVMHRQDCLAALREGVGSERATSVLPTGFPDSVLAVAGGAVALDVLYRDPLTLSHLSGINSETPNVDRASA; this is encoded by the coding sequence ATGCCCCGTACCGAGGCACCCCCTGTCACCCCCACTCCCATGTCCCGGCGCCGGACCAGCGCCAGCGTGGTCCTGCGGTCCGTGCTGGAGCACGGCCCGGTGGCCCGCAGCACCATCTCCCGGCTGACCGGGCTGTCCCCCGCCTCCGTCACCGACCACTGCGCCCGCTTCAGCGAGCTCGGGCTGATCCGCGAGTCGGCCGTACCCCGGCGGTCGAACGGTGTGGGGCGCCCGCACGTCCCCGTCGACCTGGACGACTCACGGTTCGTGGTCGGCGGCGTGCACGTGGCGGTGCCGTACACCACGGTCGCGCTGCTCGATCTGCGCGGCCGGGTGCTGGCGCGCCGCGAGCTGAAGCACGAACACACCGCTCCCGAGCCGGTGTTGGCGCGCGCCGCCGAAGCGCTCGGGGCTCTGTTGGACGCGGCCCCCGGCTGCCGGCCGCTCGGCGTCGGCGTGGCCGTCGGCGGCTGGGTGGACCGGGACTCCGGGACCGTCGTCGAGCACCCCCTGCTGGGCTGGCACGAGGTGCCGGTACGGGAGGTGCTGGGCGACCGCACCGGGCTGCCGGTCCATGTGGACGGGCACGCGCGGGCGTTGGTCAACGCGGAGCGGCTGTTCGGGCGGGCGCGCGGCAGCCGGAGCGTGCTGCATCTGTTCGTCGGCAACGTGGTGGACGCGGCGTTCGCCACCAACGACGAGGTGCATCACGGGCCGCGCTCGCAGGCGGGCGCCATCGCCCATCTGCCGGTGCCGGGCGGCTCGGAGCCCTGCGAGTGCGGCCGGACCGGTTGCCTCCAGGCCGAGTTGAGCGAGCGGACGCTGTGCCGGCGGGCCCGGCGGGCGGGCGTCATCGAGGGCCGCAACCCGATGCACGTGGTCGCGGCGGCGGCCGCGGGCGATCCGGAGGCGGTACGGCTGCTGGTGGAGCGTGCGGGTGCCGTCGGACGGGCGGCACGGCTGCTGCTCGACGTGCTGAACCCGGAGACGGTCGTGGTCACCGAGGTCGGTGTCATGCACCGGCAGGACTGCCTCGCCGCCCTGCGCGAGGGGGTGGGGAGCGAACGCGCGACGTCCGTGCTGCCCACGGGTTTCCCGGATTCCGTGCTCGCCGTGGCGGGCGGTGCGGTGGCCCTCGACGTGCTCTACCGGGATCCGCTCACCCTCTCCCACCTGAGCGGAATTAATTCAGAAACTCCGAATGTTGACAGAGCCTCCGCATGA
- a CDS encoding biotin transporter BioY, whose product MSTAVAPLRTGQVLADLIPASRVRDVALVVGGAALTGLAAQLSVPVPGSPVPVTGQTFAALLVGTTLGARRGVASLALYALAGLAGLPWFAQGTSGFSVSFGYILGMILASAAVGALARRGADRSLLRTAGTMLVGEAIIYAIGVPYLAYAADMSVSAAIAAGLTPFLLGDALKAALAMGVLPTAWKLVKR is encoded by the coding sequence ATGAGCACCGCCGTCGCCCCCCTTCGCACCGGCCAGGTCCTCGCCGACCTGATCCCCGCCTCCCGCGTCCGGGACGTCGCGCTCGTGGTCGGCGGCGCCGCGCTCACCGGCCTCGCCGCGCAGCTCTCCGTCCCCGTGCCGGGCTCCCCGGTTCCGGTGACGGGCCAGACCTTCGCCGCGCTGCTCGTCGGCACGACCCTGGGCGCCCGCCGCGGTGTCGCCTCCCTCGCCCTGTACGCGCTGGCAGGCCTCGCCGGTCTCCCGTGGTTCGCCCAGGGCACCTCCGGGTTCTCCGTCTCCTTCGGTTACATCCTCGGCATGATCCTCGCCTCCGCCGCCGTCGGCGCCCTGGCCCGCCGTGGTGCCGACCGCTCGCTGCTGCGCACGGCGGGCACGATGCTGGTCGGTGAGGCGATCATCTACGCCATCGGCGTCCCCTACCTCGCCTACGCCGCCGACATGTCGGTCTCCGCCGCGATCGCGGCCGGCCTCACCCCGTTCCTCCTCGGTGACGCTCTCAAGGCCGCTCTGGCCATGGGGGTGCTCCCCACCGCCTGGAAGCTCGTCAAGCGCTGA
- a CDS encoding FAD-binding oxidoreductase, protein MNTSTDDDVSSFQTGFALRPDLVFPVRSADDVVTAVRQAAGARLPVTVLATGHGLPGAVEGGALISTRRMDRVAIDPAARTARVQAGVRWGQVVEAAEPYGLAPLNGSAPGVGAVSYTLGGGLGILAREFGYAADHVRSLDVVTADGRLRHVTEESELYWGLLGGGHRLGVVTELEMGLVPVRTLYGGSLAFDGREVDPADALRAYKEWTGTVPSTLTSSFAAVPYPDIPALPPHLRGRYVVSVRVAHTGADGGRLVAPLREMGPVLADSLREMPYAESHTIHSDPDVPHSYYGDSAVLGELDVERAAELLARTGPGAGAMVVVQINHLGGALARPAPNSVPYREGRFLLRLLTGGGRHQARELLDPAFRLLEATTLGRTVNFAFGAGDRTEGLYDAETRKRLAELESRYDPASLFGRRVSA, encoded by the coding sequence ATGAACACCTCGACCGACGACGACGTCAGCAGCTTCCAGACCGGGTTCGCCCTGCGCCCCGATCTGGTGTTCCCCGTCCGCTCCGCCGACGACGTGGTCACCGCCGTGCGTCAGGCGGCCGGCGCGCGGCTGCCCGTCACCGTGCTGGCCACCGGACACGGGCTGCCCGGCGCGGTGGAGGGCGGCGCGCTCATCAGCACCCGGCGCATGGACCGGGTGGCCATCGATCCCGCGGCCCGCACCGCCCGCGTCCAGGCGGGTGTCCGCTGGGGTCAGGTGGTCGAGGCGGCCGAGCCGTACGGGCTCGCACCCCTCAACGGTTCCGCGCCCGGCGTCGGTGCCGTGTCGTACACGCTCGGCGGCGGACTCGGCATCCTGGCGCGGGAGTTCGGCTACGCGGCCGACCACGTCCGCTCGCTCGACGTCGTCACCGCGGACGGCCGACTGCGCCATGTCACCGAGGAGTCCGAGCTCTACTGGGGCCTCCTCGGCGGCGGCCACCGCCTCGGGGTCGTCACCGAACTGGAGATGGGACTCGTCCCCGTGCGGACCCTCTACGGTGGTTCGCTCGCCTTCGACGGCCGCGAGGTCGATCCGGCGGACGCGCTGCGGGCGTACAAGGAGTGGACCGGGACCGTGCCGTCCACACTGACCTCGTCCTTCGCGGCCGTACCGTATCCGGACATCCCGGCGCTGCCGCCCCACCTGCGGGGGCGGTACGTCGTCTCCGTACGGGTCGCCCACACCGGCGCCGACGGCGGCCGACTCGTCGCGCCGCTGCGGGAGATGGGCCCGGTGCTCGCGGACTCGCTGCGCGAGATGCCGTACGCCGAGAGCCACACCATCCACAGCGACCCCGACGTCCCGCACAGCTACTACGGAGACAGCGCGGTGCTCGGCGAACTGGACGTGGAGCGGGCCGCCGAGCTGCTCGCGCGGACCGGGCCAGGCGCGGGTGCCATGGTGGTCGTACAGATCAATCATCTGGGCGGGGCGCTGGCCCGGCCGGCGCCGAACTCGGTGCCGTACCGCGAAGGGCGGTTTCTGCTACGGCTGTTGACCGGCGGCGGGCGTCATCAGGCGCGCGAGCTGCTGGACCCGGCCTTCCGGCTGCTCGAGGCCACCACCCTCGGCCGTACCGTCAACTTCGCCTTCGGGGCCGGGGACCGGACCGAGGGACTGTACGACGCCGAAACGCGGAAGAGGCTCGCCGAGTTGGAGTCGCGGTACGACCCGGCGAGCCTCTTCGGGAGGCGTGTCAGCGCTTGA
- a CDS encoding LPXTG cell wall anchor domain-containing protein, whose amino-acid sequence MSSRRMTTIAGSLVTAAFSTVMIFSVTASADEGPASSKGGKAVDEAPAGVELTTTLPGTISVDNSSQKTDLTATVKNDGSKDSGKIRLLVVGFDGMTVKNVQGCSPMEEKDLPEGSNSGFICPVDNLAAGKSKSYAVDATFDLKKTGKICLPVQTGDGKKTFWQQGPVPFGTTNPSPNAPATPLLLGTDNKPVAPGGDELPKTGVGRDLLPLGAAGASLMAAGAAGLWWSQRRPRHTTC is encoded by the coding sequence ATGAGTTCTCGTCGCATGACGACCATTGCCGGATCGCTGGTCACGGCAGCTTTCTCGACGGTGATGATCTTTTCCGTCACCGCGAGCGCGGACGAGGGACCCGCAAGCAGTAAGGGGGGAAAGGCCGTTGACGAGGCACCGGCGGGCGTGGAGCTGACGACGACACTGCCCGGGACGATCTCCGTCGACAACAGCTCGCAGAAGACCGACCTCACGGCCACCGTGAAGAACGACGGGAGCAAGGACAGCGGAAAGATCAGGCTTTTGGTCGTCGGTTTCGACGGCATGACGGTCAAAAACGTTCAAGGCTGCTCTCCGATGGAAGAAAAGGATCTGCCGGAGGGCTCGAACAGCGGTTTCATCTGCCCCGTCGACAATCTCGCCGCCGGTAAGTCGAAGTCATACGCCGTCGACGCGACATTCGATCTCAAGAAGACCGGAAAGATCTGTCTGCCGGTGCAGACCGGCGACGGAAAGAAGACGTTCTGGCAGCAGGGCCCGGTTCCCTTCGGTACGACGAACCCGTCGCCGAACGCCCCGGCCACCCCGCTGCTGCTGGGCACCGACAACAAGCCGGTGGCACCCGGCGGTGACGAACTGCCCAAGACCGGGGTCGGGCGGGACCTGCTGCCTCTCGGGGCCGCGGGCGCCTCGCTGATGGCGGCGGGCGCGGCCGGGCTGTGGTGGTCGCAGCGGCGGCCGCGGCACACCACCTGCTGA
- a CDS encoding RNA-guided endonuclease InsQ/TnpB family protein, which yields MSAAARTALGAEWDRCRWVWNECVAKSKAVHLHNKATGEKATRGPAQLDRMLTEARARTPWLREGSSVCQQQVIRDFGRSRAKAHKDIEARLPMARRAGMPTYKKKREAAPTLNYTQRGFRLKDGRLHLAGGIVVAVVWSRELPAQPSSVRLYQDSLGHWYASFVVPAHAEPLPRSGRVLGSDWGVKETATTTSDAHDLPHAGHGRKARAQLARYDRMMARRRPKKGQPASKGYREAKRLRAKAHEKVARQREDTGRKWTKKVVRDHDAIAVEDFRPKFLARTTMARKAADASIGAAKAALIEMGRKHGRDIRLVHPAHTTMDCAHCDARAKHRLPLGERTYTCTACGNVSPRDKNSARVMLVRAGLNPAGADGARPPGALLQKAA from the coding sequence GTGTCGGCCGCTGCCCGCACCGCCTTGGGGGCGGAGTGGGACCGGTGCCGCTGGGTGTGGAACGAATGCGTGGCCAAGTCCAAGGCTGTGCACCTGCACAACAAGGCGACCGGCGAAAAGGCCACGCGCGGTCCGGCTCAGCTCGACCGGATGCTGACCGAAGCCCGCGCTCGCACGCCGTGGCTGCGTGAGGGCTCGTCGGTTTGCCAGCAGCAGGTCATCCGTGACTTCGGCCGCTCCCGCGCCAAGGCGCACAAGGACATCGAAGCGCGCCTGCCCATGGCGCGCCGGGCGGGGATGCCCACGTACAAGAAGAAGCGCGAGGCAGCGCCGACCCTCAACTACACCCAGCGCGGCTTCCGGTTGAAGGACGGCCGGCTGCACCTCGCGGGCGGCATCGTCGTGGCGGTGGTGTGGTCGCGGGAACTGCCGGCCCAGCCGTCCTCGGTGCGCCTGTACCAGGACAGCCTCGGACACTGGTACGCCTCGTTCGTCGTCCCCGCCCACGCCGAGCCCCTGCCCAGGTCCGGCCGCGTACTCGGCAGCGACTGGGGCGTGAAGGAGACCGCGACCACCACGTCGGACGCGCACGACCTCCCCCACGCCGGGCACGGCAGGAAGGCCCGGGCGCAGCTGGCCCGGTACGACCGGATGATGGCCCGCCGCCGACCGAAGAAGGGACAACCGGCATCGAAGGGCTACCGCGAGGCGAAGAGACTGCGGGCGAAGGCGCACGAAAAGGTCGCCAGGCAGCGGGAGGACACCGGCCGCAAGTGGACCAAGAAGGTGGTCCGCGACCACGACGCCATCGCGGTCGAGGACTTCCGCCCGAAGTTCCTGGCCAGGACCACCATGGCCCGCAAGGCCGCTGACGCATCCATCGGCGCCGCCAAGGCCGCTCTGATCGAGATGGGCCGCAAACACGGGCGGGACATCCGCCTCGTCCACCCCGCGCACACCACGATGGACTGCGCGCACTGCGATGCGAGAGCAAAGCATCGCCTGCCGCTGGGTGAGCGCACCTACACCTGCACCGCGTGCGGAAACGTGTCCCCCAGGGACAAGAACTCCGCCCGCGTGATGCTCGTCCGGGCTGGTCTCAACCCGGCTGGCGCTGATGGCGCAAGACCTCCCGGAGCGCTGCTCCAGAAGGCGGCCTGA
- a CDS encoding amino acid permease, with amino-acid sequence MTGLQAGLKNRHLSMIAIGGVIGAGLFVGSSSGIATAGPGILLSYALVGTLVVLVMRMLGEMSAANPNSGSFSAHADRALGRWAGFSIGWLYWFFWVVVLAVEATAGAKILEGWIPAVPQWGWALIVMVVLTATNLVSVGSYGEFEFWFAGIKVVAIGAFIVIGLLAVFGVLPGVDADQAGLSNLTDHSGFLPNGPGAILTGVLLVVFSFMGSEIATLAAGESEDPQRAVTKSTNSIIWRIGVFYLGSIFVVVTLLPWDSKSIQDDGSYVAALDSLGIAHAGQIMNFIVLTSVLSCLNSGLYTASRMAFSLGERGDAPKAFARVNGRGVPMAAILASVVFGFVAVFFNYLSPDKIFLFLVNSSGAVALFVWLVICFSQLRMRKIIQAEAPEKLVVKMWLYPYLTWATAALIVFVLGYMLTDTEHDGRETVLLSLLVAAVVLVIAVVKEKVGRGRATAASAGEVTDKVSV; translated from the coding sequence ATGACTGGTCTCCAGGCCGGACTCAAGAACCGTCACCTCTCGATGATCGCCATCGGCGGTGTCATCGGAGCGGGCCTTTTCGTGGGCTCCAGCTCCGGTATCGCCACCGCCGGACCCGGCATCCTGCTGTCGTACGCGCTCGTCGGCACGCTGGTCGTCCTCGTGATGCGGATGCTCGGTGAGATGTCCGCCGCGAATCCGAACTCCGGCTCCTTCTCGGCCCACGCCGACCGGGCGCTCGGGCGCTGGGCCGGTTTCTCCATCGGCTGGCTGTACTGGTTCTTCTGGGTCGTCGTGCTCGCCGTCGAGGCGACCGCCGGTGCCAAGATCCTCGAAGGGTGGATACCCGCCGTACCGCAGTGGGGGTGGGCGCTGATCGTGATGGTGGTGCTGACCGCCACCAACCTCGTCTCCGTCGGGTCCTACGGCGAGTTCGAGTTCTGGTTCGCCGGGATCAAGGTCGTGGCGATCGGGGCGTTCATCGTCATCGGTCTGCTCGCCGTGTTCGGTGTGCTGCCGGGCGTCGACGCCGACCAGGCGGGGCTCTCCAACCTGACCGACCACAGCGGTTTCCTGCCCAACGGGCCCGGCGCCATCCTCACCGGTGTCCTGCTCGTCGTCTTCTCCTTCATGGGCAGCGAGATCGCGACGCTCGCCGCCGGTGAGTCGGAGGACCCGCAGCGGGCCGTGACCAAGTCGACCAACAGCATCATCTGGCGTATCGGGGTCTTCTACCTCGGCTCGATCTTCGTCGTGGTCACCCTGCTGCCGTGGGACTCCAAGTCCATCCAGGACGACGGCTCCTACGTCGCCGCGCTCGACTCCCTCGGGATCGCGCACGCCGGTCAGATCATGAACTTCATCGTGCTGACCTCGGTGCTGTCCTGTCTCAACTCCGGCCTCTACACGGCCTCCCGGATGGCCTTCTCGCTCGGCGAGCGGGGCGACGCGCCCAAGGCGTTCGCGCGGGTCAACGGGCGGGGCGTGCCGATGGCCGCGATCCTCGCGTCGGTGGTGTTCGGCTTCGTCGCCGTCTTCTTCAACTACCTCTCCCCCGACAAGATCTTCCTCTTCCTCGTCAACTCCTCCGGTGCGGTGGCCCTGTTCGTGTGGCTGGTCATCTGCTTCTCGCAGCTGCGGATGCGGAAGATCATCCAGGCCGAGGCGCCGGAGAAGCTGGTCGTGAAGATGTGGCTGTACCCGTATCTGACCTGGGCGACGGCCGCGTTGATCGTGTTCGTCCTCGGGTACATGCTGACCGACACGGAGCACGACGGGCGGGAGACCGTGCTGCTGTCGCTCCTCGTCGCGGCGGTGGTGCTGGTCATCGCCGTGGTGAAGGAGAAGGTCGGGCGCGGGCGGGCGACCGCCGCCTCGGCCGGTGAGGTGACGGACAAGGTCTCCGTCTGA
- a CDS encoding ribose-5-phosphate isomerase, whose amino-acid sequence MRVYLGSDHAGFELKNHLVDWLKAAGHDAVDCGPHIYDAQDDYPPFCLRAAERTAADPDALGVVIGGSGNGEQIAANKVKGVRAALAWSEETASLGRQHNNANVVAVGARMHTTEEATKFVETFLATPFSGDERHQRRIDMLADYETTGDLPAIPAHHPQQ is encoded by the coding sequence ATGCGCGTGTATCTCGGCTCCGACCATGCGGGCTTCGAACTCAAGAACCACCTCGTCGACTGGCTCAAGGCGGCCGGTCACGATGCGGTCGACTGCGGCCCCCACATCTACGACGCCCAGGACGACTACCCGCCGTTCTGCCTCCGCGCCGCCGAGCGCACGGCTGCCGACCCCGATGCCCTCGGCGTCGTGATCGGCGGCTCCGGCAACGGCGAGCAGATCGCGGCGAACAAGGTCAAGGGCGTCCGGGCGGCCCTCGCCTGGAGCGAGGAGACCGCGTCGCTGGGCCGCCAGCACAACAACGCCAACGTCGTCGCGGTGGGCGCTCGCATGCACACCACGGAGGAGGCGACGAAGTTCGTCGAGACCTTCCTCGCGACGCCGTTCTCGGGCGACGAGCGCCACCAGCGCCGCATCGACATGCTGGCCGACTACGAGACCACGGGCGACCTGCCGGCCATCCCGGCACACCACCCCCAGCAGTAG
- a CDS encoding Fpg/Nei family DNA glycosylase — protein MPEGHTIHRLAQDYAEAFTGTEPRVTSPQGKFSDAAALLTGSELTHTEAHGKHLFLGFRDTDWVHIHLGLFGKVTFGAAPAPPPTDTVRLRLANTTAYVDLRGPTTCALITPTEKQSIHDRLGPDPLREDADPRTAYQRISRSRTTIAALLMDQKVIAGVGNVYRAEVLFRHGVDPYRAGRDITPAEWDAIWADLVELMREGVRNNRIDTVRLEHMPETMGRPPRVDDHGGEVYVYRRANMPCHICGGEIRTADLAARNLFWCPACQKP, from the coding sequence GTGCCTGAGGGGCACACCATCCACCGCCTGGCACAGGACTACGCCGAAGCCTTCACCGGCACGGAACCCCGCGTCACCAGCCCCCAGGGCAAGTTCTCGGACGCCGCCGCCCTCCTCACCGGCTCCGAGCTCACCCACACCGAGGCCCACGGCAAACACCTCTTCCTGGGCTTCCGCGACACCGACTGGGTCCACATCCACCTCGGCCTCTTCGGCAAGGTCACCTTCGGCGCGGCCCCGGCACCCCCACCCACCGACACCGTCCGCCTCCGCCTCGCGAACACCACGGCGTACGTCGACCTCCGCGGCCCCACGACCTGCGCCCTGATCACCCCCACCGAGAAACAGTCGATACACGACCGCCTCGGCCCGGACCCCCTCCGCGAGGACGCCGACCCGCGGACCGCGTATCAGCGGATCTCCCGCAGCCGTACGACGATCGCCGCCCTCCTGATGGACCAGAAGGTCATCGCGGGCGTGGGCAACGTCTACCGGGCGGAGGTCCTCTTCCGTCACGGCGTCGACCCGTACCGCGCGGGCAGGGACATCACCCCCGCCGAGTGGGACGCGATCTGGGCCGATCTGGTCGAGCTCATGCGCGAGGGTGTGCGGAACAACCGCATCGACACCGTCCGCCTGGAACACATGCCTGAGACCATGGGCCGCCCGCCCCGCGTCGACGACCACGGCGGCGAGGTCTACGTGTACCGCAGGGCCAACATGCCCTGCCACATCTGTGGCGGCGAGATCCGCACCGCCGATCTCGCCGCCCGCAACCTCTTCTGGTGCCCGGCCTGCCAGAAACCCTGA